TCGCCGAGGGCAAAGAGCACCACGATTTCGACGGCCAGACCTATATCCTGGAACGCGGCCTCGTCGCCGATCTGGCGATTGTGAAAGCCTGGAAGGCCGACCCTTCGGGCAATCTCGTCTTCCGCAAGACCGCACGGAATTTCAACGTCCCCGCCGCCACCTGCGGCCGCGTCTGCATCGCCGAGGTCGAGGAAATCGTGCCGCTTGGCGCCCTGGACCCCGACAGCGTCCACCTCCCCGGCATCTATGTGACAAAGATCGTGCAGGGCGCCCATGAAAAGCGGATCGAACAACGCACTGTGCGCCAGAAGGAGCAGGCATAATGGCTGGCTGGGATCGTAACCAAATGGCCGCCCGTGCGGCGCAGGAACTCCAGGACGGCTGGTATGTGAATCTCGGCATCGGCATTCCGACGCTGGTCGCGAATTATATTCCCGAGGGCATCGAGGTCACGCTGCAATCGGAAAATGGCATGCTTGGCATGGGCCCCTTCCCGTTCGAGGGCGAGGAAGACGCCGATCTGATCAATGCCGGCAAGCAGACCATCACCGAGCTGCCGCAAACCGCGTTTTTCGACAGCGCCACCAGCTTCGCGATGATCCGTGGCGGCAAGATCGCCATGGCGATCCTCGGCGCGATGGAAGTCGCGGAAAACGGCGATCTCGCCAATTGGATGATCCCCGGCAAGCTTGTGAAGGGCATGGGCGGCGCGATGGACCTTGTCGCGGGCGTCGGCCGGGTGGTCGTGGTGATGGATCACACCAACAAAGCGGGCGAGTCGAAAGTGCTGAAAGCCTGCACCCTGCCTCTGACCGGCAAATCGGTGGTCGACCGCATCATCTCGAACCTCGGGGTGCTGGATGTGGTGCCGGGCGGGCTGAAAATCGTCGAATGCGCCCCGGGCATCAGCGAGGCCGAACTGCGCGCCGCGACCGAGGCGACCATCGTCGGCTGATCCCACCACTGCAAGACTGACATAAGGGGGCCGCCAGGCCCCCTTTTCTGTGGCCTCCGTCTCAATATGAACCCGCCCCCTTCGCCGGCACAAAGCTGCCTGGACCCCGAAACCGCACTGCTGCCGCAGCAAAATCCCACTGGCCCGGCCATAGCCGCCGCGTTAACAGACATGTGAGATTTTCGCAGGAGCGACTCCGATGGCGGCCCCAGGCATTTCAGAACGCACAACCCTGTCCTATTTCACCGCAGCTTTCGTGGTCACGGCAATCGGGCTCGGGCTGGGGCTCTGGCTGGGCTTTTCCTCCGAACATACCACGCTCGGCGCGCTGAAGATCTTCTTCATCGTCTCGGTGCTGGCGGTGCTGGAAATCTCGCTTTCCTTCGACAATGCCATCGTGAACGCCAATAAGCTCAAGGATATGACGCCGCTCTGGCAGCGCCGCTTTCTGACATGGGGCATCATCATCGCCGTTTTCGGCATGCGGATCGTCTTCCCGCTGCTGATCGTGGTCATCGCCGCCAATGTCGGCCCCTGGACCGCGCTTGTGATGGCCGCAAGCCAGCCCGAACGCTATGCCGAGATCATGCATGAGGCCCATCTGCCCATCGCGGCCTTTGGCGGCACCTTCCTGATGATGGTCGGCCTGTCTTTCTTTTTCGACAATGAAAAAGACGTGCATTGGGTGCGCTGGATCGAACAGAAAGCGGCGAATTTCTCGTCGGTCAAGGGGATCGAAATCGCCTTCGTGCTGGTGGTCATGATGATTTTCTCGAAGATCATCGGGAACGATCCGGCGCTCGGGCCTGCGGCCTCGAATACCTTCTTCCATGCCGCGATCTGGGGTCTTCTGACCTTTCTGATGGTCGAGGTTCTGGGGGGCATTCTCGACCGCAGCCAGGAGATGCTGGAAGGCGCGGCCAGGGGCGGCGTCGGCGCGTTTCTTTACCTTGAAGTGCTGGATGCGAGCTTTTCCTTCGACGGGGTGATCGGGGCTTTCGCCCTGTCGCAAAACCTCTTTGTCATCGCCATCGGTCTTGGGATCGGCGCGATGTATGTGCGCTCGATGACCATCATGCTGGTCGAAAAAGGCACGCTGGCGGAATATCGCTATCTCGAGCACGGCGCCTTCTGGGCGATCCTGATCCTCTCGGTCATCATGTATCTCCAGGCCATCATACATATTCCCGAGGTGATCACCGGGCTTGGCGGTGCGGTGCTGATCGGGATCTCGCTCTGGTCGTCGATCCGCTGGAACCGCGCCAATCCCGGGGCAGAGTAAGGTCCGGCTCTCCGGACTTTCCGCGATGTGCGGTTCGGATCAGGTTTCGCCTGGTATCAGGAGCCAGGCAGGGGAAAGGATGGTCCTATGGTGACTTTGCGCAATCTTCTGGTTCTGGCCCTGCTGGCAGCCGGACCGGCCGGGGCCTGTGAGGTCAGGGATTTCCTGACCACCGAATTGCCTGCGAAAGCCGATCTGCCCTGGATTGACGCGCTGGAACTGGCCTATCCGGGCACAGAGGTCAGCGCGAACCGTCAGACCCTGATCCTCGCAGACGGGCGCAAGCTGCCGACCGGCTTCGGTGACGTGCCGCTGTCGCCGCAGGAACGGCTGGAAGATGCCAGCATCACCGAACAGTTCCTGCAGACCTATCCGCTGGCCTTTGATCTGACCCTGCGCGAGACACCCTGGTTCGACCCGGGTCGCGCACGGAACGAACCCTTCTTCCGCGCGCTTTACGGCAACAGCAAAGCCGAGGCTGCGGCGGGGCTTGAAGAGGTGCGCTGGCCCGGGGATGCGAAAGCCATCTTCATGATGTCGGAAAAGACCTGCGCCGCCACGCAGCTGCGCGCGGCCCTGGCCGCGATCCACGCCATCGGGCCGGAAATGAATGTCTATTTCCAGACCATCGGCGGCAGTTTCAACTGGCGCGTGATCGCAGGCACCACGCGGCTCTCGGGGCATAGTTTCGGCATTGCGGTCGATTTCAACACCGAACTTGGCGGCTATTGGCGCTGGTCCGGCGCGCGCGAGGGCAAGGTCGGGGCCTATGACAACCGCTATCCCGAAGCGCTGGTGCGCGAGATGGAGCGCTATGGCTTTATCTGGGGCGGCAAATGGCACCATTTCGATGGTATGCATTTCGAATACCGGCCCGAACTCATCCTTTACGCCCGCCTGACCGGCGCGCAATCCGACTGACATCCCAGACAGGAGACCCACATGCGTCTGTCGCTTCTTGCTGCCGCCACGGCCATCGGCCTTGGCTTCGTCGCGCCCGCCTCGGCGCAGGAACTTCTGGAAGAATACACCGCCTTTATCGGCCCGGCCGATCTGGTGAATTCGAAAGGCAAACGGCTCACGCAGCCCTGGCAGATCCTGCGCCAGGACCGCGCGAATTTCCACAAATTCGGCAAGGGCGATCCCGGTGATGAATGGGACAGCTTTTTCGGCGATGTGAAGAACCGCGATGCGATGGAGAAGATGCTGATGGGCGGCACCATGACCAAAAGCGCGCGCGCTGCCATCGTCAATGGCGGCGCGGTGGTCCAGGTGCAGATCTGGGGCCAGGGCGGTGTCGGGAATTACATCTCGGTGGATGTCTTCCGCTGAGCCTGGCGGGTCTGGAAACCGGGTTCGGGGGCTCTGCCCCCAGGGGGCCTTCCGGCCCCCTCCCCCGGGATATTTAAGGACAGATGAAAAAGCTCAGGCGGCGGCCCGGGTCGGGAACATGCCGCGGGTGATCGCTGCCATATCGACAGTGCCGAGGGGGCGACCTGACGGGTCGGTGACCGCGAGGCGGGCGGCATTGCCGGCGATCAGCTGCTTTGCCGCATCTTCGAGGAGCGCGGTGGCCGGGATGGTCGCGAGGCCCCCGGTTTCCGCGCCCTTCTGCATCACGGTTTCGACCCGGATCACCTTGCCGCGATTGACGTGTTCGACGAAGCTTTCGATATAGTCATCGGCGGGGGTCATCACGATCTCCTGGCCTGTGCCCTGCTGCACCATATTGCCGTCGCGCAGGATCGCAATGCGGTCGCCCAGCCGCAGCGCCTCGTCAAGATCATGGGTGATGAAGACGATGGTCTTGCGGATATCCTTTTGCAGATCCAGCAGGATCGTCTGCATATCCACCCGGATCAGCGGATCGAGAGCGGAAAATGCCTCGTCCATCAGAAGGATCGGCGCGTCATTTGCCAGCGCGCGGGCAAGGCCCACCCGTTGCTGCATGCCGCCCGAAAGCTGGTTCGGGTATTTCTTTTCGAACCCTTTCAGCCCGACGCGTTCCAGCCACATCGTCGCGGATTTCACCTGATCCGCACGGTCCACCCCCTGAACCTCGAGCCCGTAAACCGTGTTTTCCAGTACGTTCCGATGCGGCAGCAGCGCGAATTTCTGAAACACCATCGCCGTCTGATGCCGGCGGAACCGGCGCAACTGATCCGGGTTCATTCTGACGACATCATCGCCCCCGACCACCACCTCGCCCGAAGTCGGGTCGATCAGCCGGTTGATATGGCGGATGAGGGTCGATTTGCCCGATCCGGAAAGCCCCATGATCACCTGGATGCCACCGGCGGGCATCGAGATATTGATATCCCTCAGCCCCAGAACATGGCCATGTTTCTCATTCAGCTCGGTCTTGGTCATGCCCGCCTCGACCCGGGCGACCATATCAGCCGCATGCGGGCCGAAGATCTTGTAAAGCTTGCGGATCTCGATGCCGATTGCAGAAGTATCACCCATGAACGATCTCCAGATGCTTTTGCAGACGGCGCCCGTAAGCCTGGCTCACGCGGTCGAAGATGATGGCGATGCAGACAATGGCGAAGCCGTTGAACATGCCGATCGAGAAATACTGGTTGTTGATCGCCTGCAGCACCGGCTGCCCCAGCCCCTGCACCCCGATCATCGCCGCGATCACCACCATGGCCAGCGCCATCATGATCGTCTGGTTGATCCCGGCCATGATCGTCGGCAGAGCAAGCGGCATCTGCACATTTTTCAGCTTTTGCCAGGAGGACGATCCAAAGGCATCCGCCGCCTCGAGCACATCCTTGTCGACCATGCGGATGCCAAGGTTTGTCAGACGGATGATCGGCGGGATGGCATAGATCACCACCGCAATCACGCCCGGCACGCGCCCGATCCCCAAAAGCATGACGACCGGGATCAGATAGACGAAACTCGGCATGGTCTGCATCACATCAAGCACCGGGTTGACCACCGCCTGTATCCGGTTTGACCGCGCCATCAGGATGCCGACCGGGATCCCGACCGCAATCGCCACCACCGTACAGACGAAGATCATCGAAATGGTCCGCATCGTGTCATCCCACATGCCGAACCAGCCGATGGCCAGCAGCGAGACCACCGCAAAGGCCGTGATCTTCCAGTTGCGGCTGGCAAACCAGGCGATCAGCGCGATCACCAGCAGTACAATCGGCCAGGGTGTCTTCAGCATCAGGTTTTCAGACCAGATCAGGAACAGCCGCAGCGGCTCGAAAAGCCATTCGAATGTATCGCCCCAGGCGCGGGTAAAGGCCCGGAAATTCTCGTCTATCCCCTTGCGCAAATCGCGCAGCGCACTTGTTTCCATGGTGGGGAATTTGGTCAGCCAATCCATGCTGGTGTCCCTGTCAGATGCCGTGATTAACGGGTGGCCGGTCCTTAGCGGACCTGTTGATCTTAAAAGATACGAATGCGCGCGCGCCGGTGTTAACCGGCGCGGGCAGGATCCGGCGGCATCACGGCCGCCGGTCAAAGGCTCAGAGCGCGGCCTTGATTTTTTCGGCAGCCTCGGGGCTCACCCATTTCGTCCAGATCTCCTCATTCTCTTTGAGGAAATGACGCGCGCCATCATCGCCGGTCGCCTGATTGTCGGTCATCCAGGCCATCAGCCCGTTGACGGTGGCATTCGACCAGGAACGGGTGTCGAGATAGGCCTTCACCTCGGCCGGAGCGCTTTCGGCGAATTTCGAGGTCATGATGGTCTGGACGGTGTCACCCGGCCAGTCATTCTTTTGCGGATAGGCGCAATCGGCATTCGCGTTGCACGCCGTCCAGGCTTCGGCGTCATAGGGCACGCCATGATCGAGCTTGACCATCTCGTATTTGCCAAGAAGCGCGGTCGGGGCCCAGTAATAGCCGACCCAGCCCTGCTTGTTTTCGTAAGCGCGCGCGATGGAACCGTCGAGGCCTGCCGCCGAACCGGTATCGATCAGCTTGAAGCCCTTTTCTTCGCCACCATAAGCCTTGAAGAGCTGCGTGGTCACAACCGTACCGCCCCAGCCCTGCGGGCCGTTGAAGACCGCGCCCTTGGACGGGTCTTCGGAATCGGGGAACAGTTCCGGATGCGCCAGCGCATCATCGATGGTTTTGATGTCCGGGTTCGCATCCGCGAGATATTTCGGGATCCACCAGCCCTGAACCGCGCCATCCGACAGCGCCAGCGCGCCTTTCACCAGACGGCCCTCTTCGGTGCCGCGCGCGATCACTTCCGGGACAAGATCAATCCAGCCTTCGGGCGCGACATCGGGCTGGCCGCGTTCCACCATCGAGGTGATGGTCGGCACCGTGTCGCCCGTGATCACGGTCGCGTTGCAGCCATAGCCCTCGGACAGGATGATCGCATCAAGTGCTGCCAGCACTTCGGCGCTCTGCCAGTTCATGCTTGCGATGGTCACATCACCGCAATCGGCGAAAGCCGCTGTGGCGCCAAGGCCAAGCCCCAGCGACAGCGCGACAGTTGCGACGGATTTTTTCATGGTCATCTCCCGGTTGCGGTTTGTTTGAAGGATCTCCAGACGGTACCGCTCATGTCTGCAGATTGGATGATGCCGTCCGACATGGTCGGGATAGGGGCGGTTTCCCGCCCTGCCCTTCTGCCGGCCGGTGAGTCCTTTTTTCCTGAGGTCAGCGCATATTCTGCCAGGTCACAGCGCAATTTACGACACCAGTGGCAGAATTGCGACCCCTGTCCGGTAATCACCGGATTTAGCAGATTTTTCCCTTCGCCCTGCACCGCCTGTGGCAGGCGCGGCCCCGGCCTATACCGGCAGTTCGCTGCGGGCGCCGCCGGGGAAATGTGAATACTTGTTCGGCGAAACCCCATATTTCTGCCGGAAGCTGCGCGCGAAATGCGACGAGGAAACATAGCCGCAGGCCACGGCCACTTCCATCACCGTCATATTGGTTTCTGACAGCAAAAGCCTGCCATGCGACAGCCGCAGCCCGTTCAGATACTGCACCGGCGTCACGCCAAGATAGCGCCGGAACAGCCGCTGGATCTGGCGCGGCGTGACCCCGACATGATCGGCGCATTCCTCCAGCAGGAAATCCTCAGACAGACGCCCTTCCAGCCAGGCCACCGCCTTGACGACATGTTCGTTCCTCGTGCCCAGCCGCGAGGCGAGCGAGGTCATCTGATCATCGCTTTCGCGCCGCATATGGGTCAGCAGGCACATATCCATCACCGCCTGCGCCAAAGCCGGCCCGTAATGTTCCGAGATCAGCTTGACCACCAGTTCAGCCGAGGCGATGCCGCCGGCACAGGTGATCACCCGGTTGTCGATGCAAAACACCCGGCGCAGCGGCTCCAGCTCCGGATAGGTCTCGATAAACCCGGGAATGTTTTCCCAATGCAGCGTGAATTGCCTGTCCTTTAGGATCCCCGCTTTCGCCAGCGTATAGGCCCCGGTGCACAGGCTCCCCACCGTGCGGCCGCGTCGCCACTGCACCCGGATCCAGTCCGACATCCGCCGCGTCGTCGTCATCTCCGGCTCGGTCCCGGAGCAGATCAGCACATAGCCCGAGGGCGCCTCGGGCGGCAGCCCGCCATCGACCCCGACCCTCATCCCGTTCGAGGCCGTGACCTGCTCGCCTTCAGACGACCAGACCGCCCATTCGAACAGCGTCTTCCCCGCCAGCTGGTTCGCCACCCGCAGGGGCTCCACCGCCGAGGTGAAAGCCAGCATGGTGAATTGCGGCAGAAGAACAAACCCGACCGAGACCGGCGCCCCCTGATGCGGCACGTCGATATGGGCCACGCCGCGCGAGACGAAAGACCGTGCGCTCACTCCGCCCCTCCTGCGATACCGTCAAAGGCCCCGGGCGAGACCTCCTCCCAAAACACAAGAATCGCAGCAGCGTTCAGCGCCGACATCCAGCCATGGCGTTCAAAATCATCACGGGCCGCACCGTCAAGCCGTGCCTGAAACAGCCGCCGGTCTGCATCACGCTGCGTTGGGGTCCGCGCCTGGGCGAGCGCCTGGATCCTCGCGAGCCGTTGCGCCCTCGGCGAAAGCGCGCCCGCTGCGGTAAGGTTTCGCGGCGAAACCTCCGCCGCATCTTTCGCGGCGCCTTCCTTCAGCACTTTCGACAAATAGCCGACCGCATTTCTTACGCCGCCCTGCCCCGCCACATAGTCAAGCTTCTGACGCAGATGATCCTCGCCATGTTCCTGGATCCATTGACGCGCCAGCCGGTCCGAGACCCCAAGCGCCCTGAGCCGCGCATAGGCATCTGAATTGCGATGCCCCTCGCCATCATCCATATCAAGGATCGCAAGCTGCGGGTTTTCGGCGATCAGAAACCGGATCTCTGTCACCTGGCGGCCCATTTTGCGAAAATCCGGTGTCACCACGATATTCGACGTCTTGTTCACCTCGGTCACGGCAGGCTTGATGATCTTGGCGTTCAGATGCTTGAACTCATCATAATAGGGGCTGTCCGCCACCCCCATCAGCCGGCGGAAAATATCCAGCGACCACCACCCGGTCGAACCGGTGCGGATAAAGCGGTAGCAATTCTCATAAAGCGCCAGTGCATGGCCCGAGGTGAACCGCCGCTGGATGTTGAGATTGATCAGCGCGAATACCTTGGGGTCATGCAGCTTTTCCGCCAGCGCCGGCGAATAGGCATATTCGCAAACCCCGCCTTTGAGCTTGGCATAGGCCAGCAGCGCCGAGACCCCCCATTCCTGCTGACCATCGGCGTCAAGCATGTCCCATTCCGCCACCGTCTCTGCCAGCCCGCGCAGAGACGCTTTCAGCGTCTCCATATCATTCGAATTATAGCCGATCATCAGGCAAAGCGTGCGCGCATCGATCTGATGGCGCGGCTGCGAGGTCAGCGTGTCATAGGCATTAAGAAGAAGCACATTCGACAGCTTGCGCTGAAGAAGGCTGAGCTTTCCCGACACATGGATCGCTGCCACGTGCTTCTTAACTGCGCCACGCCTGAGCGGCCCGCTCAGCCGGTCGCGCGGAATGTCCTCTGTTCCAGTCCTGTCTGAAACCCTGTCTTCTGTGACCCGTTCCGGGATCTGCATCGGCCTGCCCTCGCTCAGCGCCGGATCTGTAATCCGGTCATTGCGCAG
This DNA window, taken from Rhodobacter sp. 24-YEA-8, encodes the following:
- a CDS encoding ABC transporter substrate-binding protein, giving the protein MKKSVATVALSLGLGLGATAAFADCGDVTIASMNWQSAEVLAALDAIILSEGYGCNATVITGDTVPTITSMVERGQPDVAPEGWIDLVPEVIARGTEEGRLVKGALALSDGAVQGWWIPKYLADANPDIKTIDDALAHPELFPDSEDPSKGAVFNGPQGWGGTVVTTQLFKAYGGEEKGFKLIDTGSAAGLDGSIARAYENKQGWVGYYWAPTALLGKYEMVKLDHGVPYDAEAWTACNANADCAYPQKNDWPGDTVQTIMTSKFAESAPAEVKAYLDTRSWSNATVNGLMAWMTDNQATGDDGARHFLKENEEIWTKWVSPEAAEKIKAAL
- a CDS encoding replication initiation protein, whose protein sequence is MQIPERVTEDRVSDRTGTEDIPRDRLSGPLRRGAVKKHVAAIHVSGKLSLLQRKLSNVLLLNAYDTLTSQPRHQIDARTLCLMIGYNSNDMETLKASLRGLAETVAEWDMLDADGQQEWGVSALLAYAKLKGGVCEYAYSPALAEKLHDPKVFALINLNIQRRFTSGHALALYENCYRFIRTGSTGWWSLDIFRRLMGVADSPYYDEFKHLNAKIIKPAVTEVNKTSNIVVTPDFRKMGRQVTEIRFLIAENPQLAILDMDDGEGHRNSDAYARLRALGVSDRLARQWIQEHGEDHLRQKLDYVAGQGGVRNAVGYLSKVLKEGAAKDAAEVSPRNLTAAGALSPRAQRLARIQALAQARTPTQRDADRRLFQARLDGAARDDFERHGWMSALNAAAILVFWEEVSPGAFDGIAGGAE
- a CDS encoding glycine betaine/L-proline ABC transporter ATP-binding protein translates to MGDTSAIGIEIRKLYKIFGPHAADMVARVEAGMTKTELNEKHGHVLGLRDINISMPAGGIQVIMGLSGSGKSTLIRHINRLIDPTSGEVVVGGDDVVRMNPDQLRRFRRHQTAMVFQKFALLPHRNVLENTVYGLEVQGVDRADQVKSATMWLERVGLKGFEKKYPNQLSGGMQQRVGLARALANDAPILLMDEAFSALDPLIRVDMQTILLDLQKDIRKTIVFITHDLDEALRLGDRIAILRDGNMVQQGTGQEIVMTPADDYIESFVEHVNRGKVIRVETVMQKGAETGGLATIPATALLEDAAKQLIAGNAARLAVTDPSGRPLGTVDMAAITRGMFPTRAAA
- a CDS encoding proline/glycine betaine ABC transporter permease produces the protein MDWLTKFPTMETSALRDLRKGIDENFRAFTRAWGDTFEWLFEPLRLFLIWSENLMLKTPWPIVLLVIALIAWFASRNWKITAFAVVSLLAIGWFGMWDDTMRTISMIFVCTVVAIAVGIPVGILMARSNRIQAVVNPVLDVMQTMPSFVYLIPVVMLLGIGRVPGVIAVVIYAIPPIIRLTNLGIRMVDKDVLEAADAFGSSSWQKLKNVQMPLALPTIMAGINQTIMMALAMVVIAAMIGVQGLGQPVLQAINNQYFSIGMFNGFAIVCIAIIFDRVSQAYGRRLQKHLEIVHG
- a CDS encoding DUF475 domain-containing protein, coding for MAAPGISERTTLSYFTAAFVVTAIGLGLGLWLGFSSEHTTLGALKIFFIVSVLAVLEISLSFDNAIVNANKLKDMTPLWQRRFLTWGIIIAVFGMRIVFPLLIVVIAANVGPWTALVMAASQPERYAEIMHEAHLPIAAFGGTFLMMVGLSFFFDNEKDVHWVRWIEQKAANFSSVKGIEIAFVLVVMMIFSKIIGNDPALGPAASNTFFHAAIWGLLTFLMVEVLGGILDRSQEMLEGAARGGVGAFLYLEVLDASFSFDGVIGAFALSQNLFVIAIGLGIGAMYVRSMTIMLVEKGTLAEYRYLEHGAFWAILILSVIMYLQAIIHIPEVITGLGGAVLIGISLWSSIRWNRANPGAE
- a CDS encoding 3-oxoacid CoA-transferase subunit B; the encoded protein is MAGWDRNQMAARAAQELQDGWYVNLGIGIPTLVANYIPEGIEVTLQSENGMLGMGPFPFEGEEDADLINAGKQTITELPQTAFFDSATSFAMIRGGKIAMAILGAMEVAENGDLANWMIPGKLVKGMGGAMDLVAGVGRVVVVMDHTNKAGESKVLKACTLPLTGKSVVDRIISNLGVLDVVPGGLKIVECAPGISEAELRAATEATIVG
- a CDS encoding M15 family metallopeptidase, with product MVTLRNLLVLALLAAGPAGACEVRDFLTTELPAKADLPWIDALELAYPGTEVSANRQTLILADGRKLPTGFGDVPLSPQERLEDASITEQFLQTYPLAFDLTLRETPWFDPGRARNEPFFRALYGNSKAEAAAGLEEVRWPGDAKAIFMMSEKTCAATQLRAALAAIHAIGPEMNVYFQTIGGSFNWRVIAGTTRLSGHSFGIAVDFNTELGGYWRWSGAREGKVGAYDNRYPEALVREMERYGFIWGGKWHHFDGMHFEYRPELILYARLTGAQSD
- a CDS encoding GlxA family transcriptional regulator; the protein is MSARSFVSRGVAHIDVPHQGAPVSVGFVLLPQFTMLAFTSAVEPLRVANQLAGKTLFEWAVWSSEGEQVTASNGMRVGVDGGLPPEAPSGYVLICSGTEPEMTTTRRMSDWIRVQWRRGRTVGSLCTGAYTLAKAGILKDRQFTLHWENIPGFIETYPELEPLRRVFCIDNRVITCAGGIASAELVVKLISEHYGPALAQAVMDMCLLTHMRRESDDQMTSLASRLGTRNEHVVKAVAWLEGRLSEDFLLEECADHVGVTPRQIQRLFRRYLGVTPVQYLNGLRLSHGRLLLSETNMTVMEVAVACGYVSSSHFARSFRQKYGVSPNKYSHFPGGARSELPV